A region of the Leeuwenhoekiella sp. MAR_2009_132 genome:
AAAGAAGTTTTTGATTTGTGTTTGAGCTGTAAGGCCTGTGCAAGCGAGTGCCCCAGTAATGTAGATGTGGCTACTTTAAAAGCAGAATTTGAATACCAGTATAAGAAAGAAAATGGAAGTTCGCTACGTACGCGCGCATTTGCATTTAACGCATATCTCAATAAATTTGCTTCGGTTTTACCGGGTATTACAAACGGACTCTACAAGGCAAAATTGTCTGGGAGTTTTATTCGTAAAACGCTTGAGGTTGCCCCAGAACGTAGCCTTCCGCCACTGTCTAAAAAAACATTACGCGCGCGTTTTAAGAAATTAAGAGCTTTCAATCCTAAAAAGCCTATAAAAACAGTTTATCTGTTCGTAGATGAGTTTACAAATTATCTTGATGCCCAGATAGGGGAAGACGCTGTGGTATTGTTACAACGTTTAAATTATGAAGTGCGTGTGATTACGCATGCAGAAAGCGGGCGTTCGCTAATTTCTAAAGGATTCTTAAAACAAGCCCGAAAAATTGCTCAAAAAAACATTAAAACATTTAAAGATCTTGTAGATGCAGAACATCCTTTAATAGGTATAGAGCCTTCTGCTATTTTAGGGTTTCGGGATGAATATTTGCGATTGTCTAAGAATGTGGAAGAAGCTAAAATACTCGCTAAAAACACATTTATAATTGATGAATTTTTAAATGCTGAAATTAAACTGGGTAATATAAAGTCTACCTCTTTTACTACGGACGCTAAGAAACTGAAAATACATGGGCATTGTCACCAAAAAGCTTTGAGTGGGATAGAACATACCTTTAATTTACTCAATTTGCCTGCAAATTTTAAACCTACAATTATACCTTCGGGCTGTTGTGGTATGGCAGGTTCTTTTGGTTATGAGAAAGAGCATTATGCGCTAAGTATGCAAATAGGAGAGCAGACTTTATTCCCCGCTATACGTAAAGCGGCACAGGATACCATAATTGCTGCCCCGGGAACCAGTTGCAGGCATCAGATAAAAGACGGGACACAACGCGAGGCATTGCATCCCGTAACGATTTTAAAAGAAGCTTTAGTTTAGAATCAATTCTACACTGAATTGAGCAGCAGATTCTCCTAGCGTCATAAAACCTTCGTGCAGGTTTTTTTGATCAACAGCGTAGGGGTAGAAACTTATAGGTTCTATACAAACCATATTGGTTACTTCGGTCCACAACATAAAGTTGCCAAAACCATTAGATTTTAGAGTTATAGACTTTTTATCTTTTAAAGTAATTTCTGTACAGTCTGCTACTTGATAGGCCCGGCTGCCTACAGCTAAAACTTCTTCTAAAGTAATTTCTTTGGTAGTAGTCTCTATTACCGGTTTTTTAGTTTGTAGGTTAAATGCCGGATGATAACCCAGCATAAATGGCATTCCATTTTCTCCGCTTATTATAAATGCAACTTCTAAAGCATTCTCACTTAAGGTAAATTGCTTTTTAAAATTGAAATCATACGGCCAGGAAAGCCATTCTTCAGTAGACTTATCCGGAAATTTTGAGTTCCTA
Encoded here:
- a CDS encoding aldose epimerase, whose protein sequence is MTQLHLKNLNVTIDKGELVSFLQDDYQYIHQKGTPGWRSADTEMFPVIGPTDQANFRVETPKGAAIQDQHGLLRELTYTCIEATETTAVFEKKYSANIKVRNSKFPDKSTEEWLSWPYDFNFKKQFTLSENALEVAFIISGENGMPFMLGYHPAFNLQTKKPVIETTTKEITLEEVLAVGSRAYQVADCTEITLKDKKSITLKSNGFGNFMLWTEVTNMVCIEPISFYPYAVDQKNLHEGFMTLGESAAQFSVELILN